One window of Hymenobacter sp. BRD128 genomic DNA carries:
- a CDS encoding PIN domain-containing protein, whose product MDTNVLLDFITRRAPFAVAAAELFQPAEDRKIWLYCSSLTFSQAHYVLRKLVGAGKAQELLLDIADIVTIIAVDSRNVKDALHASFPDFEDALHYFAAEAEAEPALEAIITRTQRALLRARCRCSRRRRRWPGWVASPPQPPVPTLLAAGQ is encoded by the coding sequence GTGGATACCAACGTGCTGCTCGATTTTATCACGCGGCGCGCACCGTTTGCCGTGGCGGCCGCTGAGCTGTTTCAACCGGCTGAAGACCGTAAAATCTGGCTTTACTGTAGCAGCCTGACTTTCAGCCAAGCGCACTATGTGCTGCGCAAACTAGTTGGGGCAGGCAAGGCCCAAGAGCTCTTGCTAGACATTGCTGACATCGTCACCATTATCGCCGTTGACTCGCGCAACGTCAAGGATGCGTTGCACGCCTCATTCCCCGATTTTGAGGATGCACTGCACTATTTTGCGGCCGAGGCCGAGGCTGAGCCCGCCCTCGAAGCCATCATCACCCGCACCCAAAGGGCTTTGCTGCGGGCGCGCTGCCGGTGCTCACGCCGGCGGCGGCGCTGGCCCGGCTGGGTGGCTAGCCCTCCTCAGCCGCCGGTGCCGACGCTATTGGCTGCTGGCCAGTAA
- a CDS encoding DUF6364 family protein yields MKTSSAISQLTLTLDDDLLRAAQHYAQQQGQALETLVAELLKAAVQPATTPPLVEPIRPLSPRIQRLFGAVQVPADFDYRKVLDEAR; encoded by the coding sequence CTGAAAACCTCTTCGGCTATATCCCAGCTCACGCTTACCCTCGATGATGATTTGCTAAGAGCTGCGCAGCACTACGCGCAGCAGCAGGGGCAGGCGCTGGAAACGCTGGTGGCTGAGTTGCTGAAGGCGGCCGTACAGCCCGCCACAACTCCGCCACTAGTAGAGCCCATACGGCCGCTGTCGCCCCGCATTCAACGCCTCTTTGGGGCCGTGCAGGTACCGGCCGATTTCGACTACAGAAAGGTGCTGGACGAGGCTAGGTAG
- the serA gene encoding phosphoglycerate dehydrogenase produces MPDAAPLLPYLVFDFDSTFTQVEGLDELADIALAGQPDQAARVGQIKALTDRGMAGEIGFQESLSQRLALLGANRRHLAPLVAHLQTKVSASIRRNGDFFRRFADRIYVVSSGFREFIEPVVAEFGITPSHVLANTFTFDAEGNITGCDPANVLSRDGGKIRQLVLLDLDGPVYVLGDGYTDYQIREAGLAHRFYAYTENVSRPSVVAHADEVLPTFDEFLYQLKLPMTLSYPKNRIKVLLLENPDARAAELFRQEGYQVEQVKGALDEDELIARIEGVSILGIRSKTQVTAKVLAAANRLISIGAFCIGTNQIDLAEAMRKGVAVFNAPFSNTRSVVELTLAELIVLARRIPEKNPKMHQGEWDKSASGSFEIRGKTLGIIGYGNIGAQLSVVAEAVGLKVIYYDMAEKLQLGNAVKMKSLEEMLPQADIVTLHIDGRPENQDFFGTKEFALMKPGALFINNARGHVVDVPALAAALRSGQLGGAAIDVFPYEPKTNAESFESELRGLPNVLLTPHIGGSTAEAQRNIAEFVPERIMEYINTGNTQQSVNFPNIQLPLQQAHRLIHIHANVPGVLANINNVLAQHHVNILGQYLKTNELIGYVITDINKQYDQDVIQALREVEHTIKFRVLY; encoded by the coding sequence GTCGAAGGCCTCGATGAGTTGGCCGACATTGCCCTGGCGGGCCAGCCCGACCAGGCCGCGCGCGTGGGCCAAATCAAGGCCCTCACCGACCGCGGCATGGCCGGCGAGATTGGCTTTCAGGAATCACTGAGCCAGCGGCTGGCGCTGCTGGGGGCCAACCGGCGGCACCTGGCGCCGCTGGTGGCGCACCTGCAAACCAAGGTGAGCGCCAGCATCCGGCGCAACGGCGACTTCTTTCGGCGCTTTGCCGACCGTATTTACGTGGTGAGCAGCGGCTTCCGCGAGTTTATCGAGCCGGTGGTGGCCGAGTTTGGCATCACCCCTAGCCACGTGCTGGCCAATACCTTCACGTTCGACGCGGAGGGCAACATCACGGGCTGCGACCCGGCCAACGTGCTGAGCCGCGACGGCGGCAAAATCCGCCAGCTCGTGCTGCTCGACCTCGACGGGCCGGTGTATGTGCTCGGCGATGGCTACACCGACTACCAGATTCGCGAGGCTGGGCTGGCCCACCGCTTCTACGCCTATACCGAAAACGTGAGCCGCCCCAGCGTGGTGGCCCACGCCGACGAGGTGCTGCCCACGTTTGATGAGTTTCTCTACCAGCTGAAATTACCCATGACCCTGAGCTACCCTAAAAACCGAATCAAGGTTTTGCTACTAGAAAACCCCGACGCCCGCGCCGCCGAGCTGTTTCGCCAGGAAGGCTACCAGGTAGAGCAGGTGAAGGGCGCCCTCGATGAAGACGAGCTGATTGCCCGCATTGAGGGCGTGAGCATCCTGGGCATCCGGTCCAAAACGCAGGTCACGGCCAAGGTGCTGGCCGCTGCCAACCGCCTCATCAGCATCGGCGCGTTCTGCATCGGCACCAACCAGATTGACCTGGCCGAGGCCATGCGCAAGGGCGTGGCCGTATTCAACGCCCCGTTCAGCAACACCCGCTCGGTGGTCGAATTGACCCTAGCGGAACTGATTGTGCTGGCCCGCCGCATTCCGGAAAAAAACCCCAAGATGCACCAGGGCGAGTGGGACAAGTCGGCCAGCGGCTCGTTCGAGATTCGGGGCAAAACGCTGGGTATCATTGGCTACGGCAACATCGGGGCGCAGTTGTCGGTAGTGGCCGAGGCTGTAGGTTTGAAAGTCATCTACTACGACATGGCCGAGAAGCTCCAGCTCGGTAATGCCGTAAAAATGAAGAGCCTCGAAGAAATGCTGCCCCAGGCCGACATCGTGACGCTGCACATCGACGGCCGCCCCGAAAACCAGGACTTCTTCGGCACCAAGGAATTTGCGCTGATGAAGCCCGGCGCGCTGTTCATCAATAACGCTCGCGGCCACGTGGTAGACGTGCCGGCCCTAGCGGCAGCGCTGCGCAGCGGCCAGCTTGGCGGCGCGGCCATTGACGTGTTTCCCTACGAGCCCAAGACCAACGCCGAGAGCTTTGAGAGCGAGCTGCGCGGCCTGCCCAACGTGCTGCTCACGCCGCACATCGGCGGCAGCACGGCCGAGGCCCAGCGCAACATCGCCGAGTTTGTGCCCGAGCGCATCATGGAGTATATCAATACCGGCAACACCCAGCAGAGCGTCAACTTCCCCAACATTCAGCTGCCGTTGCAGCAGGCGCACCGCCTCATCCACATCCACGCCAACGTGCCGGGCGTGCTGGCCAACATCAACAACGTGCTGGCTCAGCACCACGTCAACATCCTGGGCCAGTACTTGAAAACCAACGAGTTGATTGGCTACGTGATTACAGATATCAACAAGCAGTACGACCAAGACGTGATTCAGGCCCTGCGCGAGGTCGAGCACACTATCAAGTTCCGGGTGCTGTACTAA